A region of Phaeodactylum tricornutum CCAP 1055/1 chromosome 14, whole genome shotgun sequence DNA encodes the following proteins:
- a CDS encoding predicted protein, producing the protein MVSPYGNKKKDLASSSTMRVPASKTKELRLFGLTILISLLNAIYWSSEMLGYRLSDGEPRFLTLPSTSSLLSSPSFTYPATSTKKLPDAPWTIFYNAYLPLENTTEAFAIIEEQLQQINNSHGATRPGLAPVKINLLTIGDPIGAEKVRAYCSTETNLDCEHLQHHEDGSFEDVTLSRLYDFCSNQETDDNKLDPSTSPHDPIVVYLHSKGTYHPSERNDHWRRYMTDAAMSQECLEFQDQHGREIAPTTNISSTHNTQCNVCGFLFHPIWTPFFPGNIWSAKCSYIRKLMHPQVFKNQSESTADKAVALMREGRFTMNLLSPFLEVGGYLGRERFADEHWVGSHPSLVPCDLAPRPYLMKWVHPRLRNSFRAPPLEWSVAPRHGINEDWLFLQGLQKKYRLVADPDWRHREFFLLPGALWKWITWYDKVPPASSYVWKWFPDGLEWLGRVETLGTQGLLQFLTEDTFLYPSDEASSVNPFQIVEKDDKEGSSRTFFFHIQIPKQLADEKSFRGVVLRRLESIGEQSPGATVFFNTVGESGILDVEEMKNFCREKFHLDCVHMEHLDAGMDLVTLNRVHEFCMSHNTSRVGFVRTTGWPELSAAFASQERLEQTRVVANDKCWTNTDCDVCSLKTNSKSGNISPKIQRIVISSPSVTHGEVNKETRGDKSSRNGLKKRAKQAQKGRSPLMWTASCAYINDLIHPNEFASRLSEDRWKDSQESATSDHVSGNMNISIFPSSLETGFFQLK; encoded by the exons ATGGTGTCTCCTTACggaaacaagaaaaaggatcTAGCTAGTTCTAGCACTATGCGTGTTCCTGCGTCAAAGACAAAAGAGTTGCGTCTATTCGGACTCACGATTTTGATTTCCCTTTTGAACGCGATTTATTGGTCATCGGAAATGTTGGGTTACCGGTTGAGCGACGGGGAGCCACGGTTCCTGACGCTCCCTAGCACTTCATCGTTACTGTCTTCCCCATCCTTTACATACCCGGCAACATCTACCAAAAAACTTCCTGACGCGCCTTGGACAATCTTTTATAATGCGTACCTGCCGCTGGAGAACACCACTGAAGCCTTTGCGATCATTGAGGAGCAGTTGCAGCAGATCAATAACTCTCACGGTGCTACAAGACCGGGACTTGCCCCAGTTAAGATAAACTTACTCACGATCGGCGATCCGATTGGAGCGGAGAAGGTGCGAGCCTACTGTTCGACGGAGACTAATCTAGACTGCGAGCATTTGCAACACCATGAGGACGGCAGTTTCGAAGACGTTACCCTGTCTCGGTTATACGACTTTTGTAGCAACCAGGAGACCGATGATAATAAACTCGATCCCAGCACCTCGCCACACGATCCGATTGTTGTCTACCTCCATTCGAAGGGAACTTATCACCCCAGCGAAAGGAATGATCACTGGAGGCGGTACATGACAGACGCGGCGATGAGTCAAGAATGCTTGGAGTTTCAAGATCAACACGGCCGAGAGATTGCCCCAACGACAAACATTTCTTCTACTCATAACACTCAGTGTAACGTGTGCGGATTTCTATTTCATCCGATATGGACACCTTTTTTTCCAGGCAATATTTGGTCCGCCAAGTGCAGCTATATCCGAAAGCTGATGCATCCACAAGTCTTTAAAAACCAATCCGAGTCGACGGCTGACAAGGCTGTGGCTCTCATGAGAGAAGGACGTTTCACTATGAATTTGCTATCCCCTTTTTTGGAAGTGGGCGGTTACTTGGGACGTGAGCGATTCGCAGATGAGCATTGGGTGGGGAGTCATCCCTCATTGGTACCTTGTGACTTGGCTCCTAGGCCGTACCTGATGAAGTGGGTCCACCCCCGACTACGGAACAGTTTTCGTGCTCCGCCACTCGAATGGTCAGTAGCGCCTCGCCACGGAATCAACGAAGATTGGTTGTTCTTGCAGGGTCTTCAAAAGAAGTATCGGCTGGTGGCCGACCCTGATTGGCGTCATCGAGAGTTCTTCTTGTTGCCGGGAGCGCTGTGGAAGTGGATCACCTGGTACGACAAGGTACCGCCGGCGTCTTCGTATGTGTGGAAATGGTTTCCGGATGGACTAGAATGGCTGGGACGCGTGGAAACATTGGGTACGCAAGGTCTGCTGCAGTTTTTGACTGAAGACACCTTTCTATACCCGTCAGATGAAGCGTCGAGTGTGAATCCGTTTCAGATCGTCGAGAAAGATGATAAAGAAGGTTCATCGCGAAcattcttcttccacataCAGATTCCGAAGCAGCTTGCTGACGAGAAGAGCTTTCGTGGAGTTGTGCTTCGACGGCTTGAATCGATTGGCGAGCAATCCCCGGGAGCAACGGTTTTCTTCAACACAGTAGGGGAATCGGGTATACTGGACGTGGAAGAGATGAAAAACTTTTGTAGAGAGAAGTTTCATCTAGATTGTGTGCACATGGAGCACTTGGATGCCGGGATGGATCTTGTCACTTTGAATCGAGTACATGAGTTCTGCATGAGCCACAATACATCACGCGTTGGGTTTGTTAGGACAACAGGATGGCCCGAGTTGTCGGCTGCTTTTGCGAGTCAAGAACGCCTAGAGCAAACCAGAGTTGTGGCAAATGATAAGTGCTGGACAAACACAGATTGCGATGTTTGCTCACTAAAGACCAACTCCAAATCCGGTAACATTTCACCGAAGATTCAACGTATTGTTATTTCGTCACCGTCGGTTACCCATGGTGAAGTTAACAAAGAAACACGTGGTGATAAATCTTCCCGCAATGGATTGAAAAAGCGCGCCAAGCAGGCTCAGAAGGGACGGAGTCCTTTAATGTGGACAGCGAGTTGTGCGTACATCAATGATTTAATTCACCCAAACGAGTTCGCCTCTCGTTTGTCGGAAGATCGTTGGAAAGACAGCCAA GAATCTGCTACCTCCGATCATGTTTCTGGAAACATGAATATCAGCATCTTCCCATCCTCCTTGGAGACAGGGTTTTTCCAGCTCAAATGA
- a CDS encoding predicted protein, producing the protein MEVGRGENTRSQYLEYIDRGSVTPETFTSAPTLAPIAVTVESTNMVVVGFLIGLIILLSILFLIMSAPPIMRYIQRRREADPKRIELRYATIEKWLISKRVLAHSENCEIFSCTRSHETKGSNNHLKPMDSCDTVETDDESSCRVGRECPICMEEFLVDDVVSWSPCLQGTCSHVFHHRCIKVWEYI; encoded by the coding sequence ATGGAGGTAGGACGCGGAGAGAACACCCGATCGCAGTACTTGGAGTACATCGATCGTGGTTCTGTCACTCCGGAAACATTTACGTCGGCACCAACGCTCGCGCCAATCGCCGTGACTGTGGAAAGCACCAATATGGTAGTAGTGGGTTTCTTGATTGGATTGATCATTCTCCTCTCGATATTGTTTCTTATCATGTCAGCGCCCCCGATTATGCGGTATATTCAACGGAGGAGAGAAGCTGATCCGAAACGGATCGAACTTCGCTACGCAACGATAGAAAAATGGCTCATCAGCAAACGCGTTCTGGCTCATTCGGAAAATTGCGAGATATTCAGTTGCACCCGCTCGCATGAAACTAAAGGCAGCAATAACCACCTGAAGCCAATGGATTCCTGCGACACTGTGGAAACAGATGACGAAAGTTCTTGTAGAGTCGGAAGAGAATGTCCGATTTGCATGGAGGAATTTCTTGTCGACGATGTGGTCTCCTGGTCACCTTGTCTACAAGGAACGTGTAGTCATGTTTTCCACCATCGATGCATCAAGGTATGGGAATATATCTAG